Proteins from a genomic interval of Sphingobium sp. KCTC 72723:
- a CDS encoding helix-turn-helix domain-containing protein, protein MLLTLETSLADVPTGAVAELRAFGIVDADIAAAFELQQKQRSCGVPVLPLAVICGVRPLERGTKTGLSHTASRLIGTKPRGRTSRGGTHVTGRPVWANSVRTGDAAEAEFVRPVSFDQLKELRRAIHLMFERARDLAAEARQGGELTPEQHKLTLFTRSCRDMLLKIVDELRYRKGWCVPSYETLMRWTRLGRRTVKYSLDRLRELGLLEWIRRYDYTRDSQHGARSEQTSNLYRCHVPQWIGKMIGLFSPVPEDETQRRADSLEQHADMLASVGAIERRRLMPDDPAQRAALILAAERSAARQASDAYSRGCNNGTAPHTVLYSISTEKRSCPSRATIQP, encoded by the coding sequence ATGCTGCTTACCCTTGAAACAAGCCTCGCTGACGTGCCGACAGGCGCAGTCGCGGAGCTGCGCGCCTTCGGCATTGTTGATGCGGACATTGCCGCCGCGTTCGAGCTTCAACAGAAGCAACGATCATGCGGCGTGCCGGTCCTGCCACTGGCCGTCATTTGCGGCGTGCGTCCACTCGAACGCGGCACAAAGACAGGGCTTAGCCACACCGCCTCGCGCCTCATCGGCACAAAACCCCGCGGCCGCACAAGTCGGGGCGGTACGCACGTCACAGGGCGGCCCGTATGGGCGAACAGCGTCAGGACCGGGGATGCGGCCGAGGCCGAATTTGTCCGGCCCGTCTCATTCGATCAACTGAAAGAGCTTCGCCGCGCCATCCATCTGATGTTCGAGCGCGCGCGAGATCTAGCCGCCGAAGCAAGGCAGGGTGGCGAGCTAACGCCCGAACAGCATAAGCTGACACTCTTCACCCGGTCTTGCCGAGATATGCTCCTCAAGATCGTGGACGAGCTGCGCTATCGCAAAGGCTGGTGCGTGCCCTCTTATGAGACGCTCATGCGCTGGACGCGGCTTGGCCGACGCACCGTGAAATACTCGCTCGACCGGCTGCGCGAGTTGGGCTTACTCGAATGGATCAGACGGTACGACTACACCCGCGACAGCCAGCACGGGGCGCGATCCGAACAGACCTCCAATCTCTACCGCTGCCATGTCCCTCAGTGGATCGGTAAGATGATCGGGCTTTTCTCCCCAGTCCCCGAGGATGAGACGCAGCGCCGGGCTGACAGCTTGGAGCAACACGCGGATATGCTCGCATCGGTCGGAGCAATCGAGCGCCGCCGCCTTATGCCCGACGACCCAGCCCAGCGGGCGGCACTGATCCTGGCCGCCGAGCGCTCCGCTGCCCGGCAAGCCTCAGATGCGTATTCCCGTGGGTGCAATAACGGCACTGCTCCTCATACAGTTTTATATTCTATCTCTACGGAGAAGCGGAGTTGCCCTAGTCGGGCAACGATTCAGCCCTGA